The genomic window TGGTGGCGTGCATACAAGTAGTTAAACAATGCTGTACGGGCATTTCCGATGTGTAGTAGTCCTGTTGGACTTGGTGCATAACGCACACGAATATCTTTTGACATAGTTTCTCCTGTAAAGTCTCTAGGCATCTGCCTTTTTGCTCTCTATATTATATCACAAGTCTTGCCATAGTCCAATTTCTCTTTTCGAGAAATAGCAAAAAGAGTGGTAAGCCCACTCTTTATTATTTAATTATAGACGAGCATTAAGTTCTTTGCTCAATTCTTCAAATCCTGGTTTACCAAGAAGGGCAAACATGTTGCGTTTGTAAGCCTCAACACCCGGTTGGTCAAATGGGTTGATAGCATTCAAGTAACCTGAAAGGGCGATTGCCAATTCGAAGAAGTAGATAGTGTAACCAAGAGTGAAGGCGTCTTGCTCAGGAAGAGTCACGTACATATTTGGTACATCACCGTCAGTGTGGGCAAGAAGAACACCATCAGTCGCTTTTTTGTTAACGAAATCAACGTCTTTTCCTTGGAGGTAGCCAAGTCCGTCAAGGTCTTCTTCCAAAGTAGGGATGATCACATTCTTACGAGGTTTGTCAACGCGGACAACTGTTTCAAACATGATACGAGTTCCTTCTTGGATAAATTGACCCAATGAGTGCAAGTCTGTTGAGAAGTTAGCTGAAGTTGGGTAAATCCCTTTTTGGTCTTTTCCTTCTGACTCACCAGCCAATTGTTTCCACCATTCTGAGAAGTATTGAAGTGATGGCTCGTAGTTTACCAAGATTTCAGTAGCATATCCTTTACGGTAAAGGATGTTACGAACTGCTGCGTATTGGTATGCTTCGTTTTCTGAAAGTTTATCTGATGTGTAATCTTTACGGGCTGCGTTCGCACCTTCCATAAGGGCTTTGATGTCTGCACCTGATGCAGCGATTGGAAGCAATCCAACTGCTGTCAATACTGAGAAACGTCCACCGATATCATCTGGAACCACAAAAGTTTCCCAACCGTTAGCATCTGCTTCAACCTTAACAGCACCTTTCTGGCGGTCAGTTGTTGCATAGATCCGTTTGTTTGCTTCTTCTTGTCCGTATTTCTTCACCAAGAGTTCTTTAAAGACACGGAAAGCAATCGCTGGTTCAGTTGTTGTACCTGATTTAGAAATCACGTTTACTGAGAAGTCTTTGTCTGCAACATACTCTACCAAGTCAGCAAGGTAAGTAGATGAGATTGAGTTTCCAGCATAAAGGATTTGTGGAGCTTTGCGTTCTTCTTTTGTTTGCAAGTTTGCAAAGTGGTGGTTCAAGAAGTCAATGGCAGCTTTCGCTCCAAGGTATGATCCACCAATACCGATAACGACCAAAACATCGCTGTCTGCTTTGATTTGTTCAGCAGCTTTCAAGATGCGGTCAAATTCTTCGCGGTCATAGTTTTCAGGAAGGTCCAACCAACCCAAGAAGTCGCTACCAGCACCAGTTCCTTTACGGATCAATTCGTCTGCTGCTGTAACTTGTGCTTGCATGTATTCCACTTCATGTGGTGCAACAAATTTGTCTAATACTTTTGAATAATCAAATTTAATATGTGACATAGTATTCCTCCAAAATTTCTTCTTTTCTATCATAACGCTTACCTTGGATTTTTTCAAGTTTTTATACTGAATTTTTCCAAATTTTATCATAATTCAAACGTTTGCGTAAAAAATGTTACAATATTAAAATTTGAAGAAGCAAAACAAAAAAACGACTAGGTTTCTAGTCGTTACAATTCATTCAATAAATACTCAAATAATTCTAAATTTCCATCTTCTTCATTAACCAAAAACTCTGGATGCCACTGCAAACCAATAATACGGTGTTCGTCGATAGATTCGATTGCTTCAATCGTTTGGTCGCGAGGATCTACTGCCGTTACACGGAAATTAGGTGCCAAGTCTTTAATACTTTGACGATGAACTGAGTTAACTTGACTTTCCTTACCAAATAATTTAGACACTACACTGCCATCAACTGTCTCAATAGAATGTGAAGTCCCAAAAGGTAGACCTTGCCAGTGACCTTCAATCTCCTGATTGAGTGTGCCACCAAAGGCAACATTGACAAGCTGAACGCCACGGCAAATGGCTAAGATTGGTTTGTTCTGACGTAGAGCCTCTTGTAGAAGAGCCAACTCGAACTCATCACGAGCCAGGTTATAGTCGTCGCTATCAATCGTTTTTTCTTCACCATAAAACTGAGGATGAACATTTTGTCCTCCAGTCAAGATAAGCTTATCAATCATTTCTACGTAGTCGTGGACCACCGACTCATCTCCTACCGGAATCACCAAAGGAAGTCCACCAACCTGACGAATACTCTCAGCAAATTTACAAGAGACTGATGAATGAATATTTTTACCTTCTGCGTCCACAGGACATAGGTTTGCTGCAACTCCAACAACTGTTCTTGCCATTACTGATTTCCTTTCGTCTTCTATTGATAATCTTATCTTATCATCCTTCCCCACTCCTGTCTAATATGTATTTTTTAAGTCCGTGATAAATTTTTTTTATAAGAAAAAGTTGCCCAAAATTAGGACAACTTTTTTGCTTATACTCAATGAAAATCAAAGAGCAAACTAGGAAGCTAGCCGCAGGTTGCTCAAAACACAGTTTTGAGGTTGTGGATAGAACTGACGAAGTCAGTAACACATATACGACAAGGGGATGCTGACGTGGTTTGAATTTGATGTTCGAAGAGTATTATTCAAAGACAAATTGATTATGGTACAGTTCGGAGTAAAAGCCTCCAAGCTTGAGTAATTCGTGATGGTTTCCTTGCTCAATAACTTCACCATCCTTAAGGACAATGATCTGATCGGCATTGAGAATGGTTTTCAAGCGATGGGCAATTACAAAACTAGTTCTTCCAGCTACAATTGCCTCCATGGCATTTTGAATCTTACTTTCTGTTACAGTATCAACGTTTGATGTTGCCTCATCCAAGATTAAGACCTGTGGATCTGTCATCAAGGTACGGGCGATGGAAATCAACTGCTTTTGACCGGTCGAGAAGACACTCTGGTCATCATCAATCAATGTATCGTACTTATCTGGTAGACTTTCGATATATTCATGGATATGTGTAGCTTTAGCAGCTGCTTCAACCATTTCCTGACTGGCATCTGGGACACCAAAACGAATATTGTCCCGAATAGTTCCGCTAAACAAAACAGAATCCTGTAAGACAATTCCTACCTTACTTCGCAAACTATCTAAATCAAACTCGCGGATATCTGTTCCATCAAAGCTGATACTACCAGCATCCACATCATAAAAACGATTGATGAGGTTCATGATGGTTGTTTTCCCTGAACCTGTCGGACCAACAACCGCAATCATTTTTCCTTTTGGAGCTGAAATGCTAACATCTTTCAGAATCGGTTTCCCTGGGAGATAGGAGAAGTCTACGTTACGAATCTCCACACCATCTTTTAATTCGTTAAAGACTGGAGCATCTTTAGGACGAATTTCTTCTTCTGCATCAAACATTTCTTGGATACGGTCTGCACCTGTAAAGGCCAGTTGCAAACTTCCCCAGCTCGCCGCTAATTGGATAATGGGCTGGTAATACTGCTGAGAAAACTGGGTAAACATGACAATCAAACCCAGAGCAGTTGCTGTCTCGATGTTCTTATCATTCAGTAAGACAGCTGATCCTACAAAAATAACTACTGCTGTGTTGACCAAACTCATCCCGTTCATGACAGGAAAGAGAATTCCTGAGAACATTCTTCCCTTAAAAGTGGCTTTTCGAACCCGTTCATTTTGCTCAACAAAACCAGCAATCACATCTTCTTGGATACCTTGAACGATAACTGCTTTTTGTCCAGAGATACTCTCATCCATATAAGCATTGAGCTTCCCAACTTCCTTTTGTTGGAGGTTGGTATATTTTCTTGCCAATTTCAAAATGACAATCAACATGATGACAGCTATCGGAGTGCTGGCAATCGTAATCAAAGCCAAGGTGATATTTTTTGCAAACATGACAATCAGCAAGCCAATATAAAGAGCAATGTTGGTCATAACAGACACTAGACTTTCGTTGAAAGCCTGGAGGATATTATCCAAGTCACTGGTGAAAC from Streptococcus sp. oral taxon 061 includes these protein-coding regions:
- a CDS encoding ABC transporter ATP-binding protein, yielding MKTFEFFWNYFKVYKISFVVVIAMIIIATIAQALFPVFAGQTVTELANLVIAYQDGNPDMVWQSLLGLLVNLAYILIVLVVSSLIYMVLMSRIIAESTNEMRKGLFGKLSRLTVSFFDRHQDGDILSRFTSDLDNILQAFNESLVSVMTNIALYIGLLIVMFAKNITLALITIASTPIAVIMLIVILKLARKYTNLQQKEVGKLNAYMDESISGQKAVIVQGIQEDVIAGFVEQNERVRKATFKGRMFSGILFPVMNGMSLVNTAVVIFVGSAVLLNDKNIETATALGLIVMFTQFSQQYYQPIIQLAASWGSLQLAFTGADRIQEMFDAEEEIRPKDAPVFNELKDGVEIRNVDFSYLPGKPILKDVSISAPKGKMIAVVGPTGSGKTTIMNLINRFYDVDAGSISFDGTDIREFDLDSLRSKVGIVLQDSVLFSGTIRDNIRFGVPDASQEMVEAAAKATHIHEYIESLPDKYDTLIDDDQSVFSTGQKQLISIARTLMTDPQVLILDEATSNVDTVTESKIQNAMEAIVAGRTSFVIAHRLKTILNADQIIVLKDGEVIEQGNHHELLKLGGFYSELYHNQFVFE
- a CDS encoding glucose-6-phosphate isomerase is translated as MSHIKFDYSKVLDKFVAPHEVEYMQAQVTAADELIRKGTGAGSDFLGWLDLPENYDREEFDRILKAAEQIKADSDVLVVIGIGGSYLGAKAAIDFLNHHFANLQTKEERKAPQILYAGNSISSTYLADLVEYVADKDFSVNVISKSGTTTEPAIAFRVFKELLVKKYGQEEANKRIYATTDRQKGAVKVEADANGWETFVVPDDIGGRFSVLTAVGLLPIAASGADIKALMEGANAARKDYTSDKLSENEAYQYAAVRNILYRKGYATEILVNYEPSLQYFSEWWKQLAGESEGKDQKGIYPTSANFSTDLHSLGQFIQEGTRIMFETVVRVDKPRKNVIIPTLEEDLDGLGYLQGKDVDFVNKKATDGVLLAHTDGDVPNMYVTLPEQDAFTLGYTIYFFELAIALSGYLNAINPFDQPGVEAYKRNMFALLGKPGFEELSKELNARL
- a CDS encoding gamma-glutamyl-gamma-aminobutyrate hydrolase family protein encodes the protein MARTVVGVAANLCPVDAEGKNIHSSVSCKFAESIRQVGGLPLVIPVGDESVVHDYVEMIDKLILTGGQNVHPQFYGEEKTIDSDDYNLARDEFELALLQEALRQNKPILAICRGVQLVNVAFGGTLNQEIEGHWQGLPFGTSHSIETVDGSVVSKLFGKESQVNSVHRQSIKDLAPNFRVTAVDPRDQTIEAIESIDEHRIIGLQWHPEFLVNEEDGNLELFEYLLNEL